From the Rhea pennata isolate bPtePen1 chromosome 1, bPtePen1.pri, whole genome shotgun sequence genome, the window TGCATGTAGTCACCGTGCGTGTGCCAGGGGTAGAAGGAGTGGAAGCGAATCATGTAGAAAGCCTGGAGGGGGGCAAGGCTGTGCCAGCGCAGCCGGGGTGCTCCCGGGCTCCGCAGCCGGACAAGCCAGGGAACGGGGGGAAACAGCCTCCTTGCCCGAGAGCAGGGGCCAGCCCAGCCCCCTTGCCCCGGGTGCAGGCTCAGCGCTGGGTGGTGTGGGGCCCGGCGTCTGCCCcgcgccccccagccccgcttACCTCCTTGGGCAGGGAGAagttgttgaatttcatgactTTGTACATGTACTCTGGGGAGAGAGCGTGGGCGTTAGCCGCGTGGGCACGGCAGCGAGCCGCCGCACACGCACGGCTGTGTTTGGGGGCAGCTCCGTTCAGGACACccggagctgctgcagcagcagatgcGTCGGGGCTGGAAGCGCGGAGACTCCAGGGGAAAGTCCGCTCGTGCCGCATCCGAGGCCCCAGTAACGGGGCCGGCAGCGCTAAGGCTGCTGGCACCGCGGGAAAGCACCCGCTGGTGCCCGTTGCCCTGCGGACCCTGGAGCGCTTCCAGCGCGTGCCGGGAAGCGCTGCAGGGCGCGCGTGCGGCTGCAGCCCGCGGCTCCCGGGGGAGAGCCCTCGCCCAGGGGCTGCCGGACCGTCGGAGCCGAGTCCCACGGGTGCCCAACGGGCGGGCGGGCTGCTGAGCACTGCTGCGGCGTCCCCTTCCTGCGCAGGGTCGCCGCGAACAggcagcgccgcccgcgccgcgcagACGGCTTCCGGGCCCCGGCGCCcagcgcggcgggagccgcggctCGGGGCGGCCCGGGTCCCTTACCGTCGTGGCCCCAGGACATGAGCACCTTCTCCAGGCCGCAGCGAGGCTGGTACATGCCGAACTCGGTGCTGGGGGAAGGAGCCGGTCAGGGGTTGGGGCTGGGCCCCGACCCATGGCCCCAGGGAGCCCGGATGCTGGGCCGGGGCTCACCTGTACAGGGGGTCCCTGGTGTCGGGGTTGGCGTGGAAGGTGGAGTCCCTGAAGACCACGGAGGGCTGCACCTTGCAGCCCACGGGGAAGGTGTCCCCCACGACGGCCCACTGCAGAGGGGTGCGACAGCgtcccgcggggcggccggcgccgggggccggtGCCAGGGGAGGTGCCGGCTGCCCGCGGAGCCCTCAGCAGGCGCTGCCTCCCCGCCGCTCACCTGCGGCTCGCCGAAGAGCGCCAGGACCTTCCCCAGGTCGTGCAGCAGCCCCACGAGGTGGAACCAGTCTGGGGGCGAGCGGAGAGCGCGTGGGACGGCGGGCACGCGGGCacggccccggcggcccgggCGCTGCCCTACCTCTGTCCGGGTGCGCCCGGCGGATGCCCTCGGCCGTCTGGTACGCGTGGAAGGAGTTGGGGAAGTCCACGTCGGGGTCGGACTCGTCCACCAGGTTGTCCAGCAGGTCCAAGGCCTCCATGATGCTCATTTTGCGGAGGGAGCAGGGCCCGTACTCGGCGTGCTGCGGAGGCGGCGGCAGGGCGGTCGGCGGGGCGAGCGCCCGCGGGGGCCCCGGCCCcctgccccggcagcgccctGGCCGTgtcccggcgccgcggcgggacAGGTACCTTCTGCCGGACGAAGTCGACGGTCTGGTGCGTGTGCATCAGCAGGTAGGTGCCGTAGACCCGGTCCAgcagctgcccctgctgcagcacagcggaGGCTGCGGGAGACGCCAGAGCGCGGCCGGACCCCCAGGGGTCCCGGCCCCGTGCAGCCGGACCCCCAAGTGTGCCCGGCCCTGTGCGGCTGGACCCTCAGGTGTCCCGGCCCCGTGCAGCCGGACCCCCAAGTGTGCACAGCCCGTGCAGCCGGACCCCCAGGTGTCCCGGCCCCGTGCAGCCGGACCCCCAAGTGTGCACAGCCCGTGCAGCCGGACCCCCAGGTGTCCCGGCCCCGTGCAGCCGGACCCCCAAGTGTGCACAGCCCGTGCGGCCGGACCCCCAGGTGTGCCCACCCCGTGCAGCTGGACCCCCAGATGTGCCCAGCCCCATGCGGTCGGACCCCCAGGTGTCCCAGCCCCATGCAGCCGGACCCCCAGATGTGCCCAGCCCCATGCGGCCAGACCCCCAGGTGTCCCAGCCCCGTGCAGCCGGACCCCCAAGTGTGCCCGGCCCGTGCAGCTGGACCCCCAGATGTGCCCAGCCCCATGCAGCCAGACCCCCAGGTGTGCCCACCCCGTGTGGCTGGACCCCCAGATGTGCCCAGCCCCATGCAGCCAGACCCCCAGGTGTCCCAGCCCCGTGCGGCCGGACCCCCAGGTGTGCCCAGCCCGTGCAGCCGGACCCCCAGGTGTCCCAGCCCCGTGCAGCCGGACCCCCAGGTGTGCCCACCCCGTGCGGCCGGACCCCCCAGCACGCCCGTCCCCGTGCAGCCCGGTCGGAGCAGCCTCAGCGGCGGTCGTGGTCTCACCGTATAGTTCCGGTACCCGGACGCGGCCCCCGgctccggccgccgcgcccCATGGCAGTCGGCTCCCTGCGGCAAGAGCGGCGAGGCCGGATCAGTGGGGCTGGGCGCACTGCGCTGCCGTCCTCGCAGCCCGGCCCAGGGCCGCTTCCAGCGCTCGGCAAGCGAGGAGCCAACTGCCCGGCCGGCGCTGAGCGGGGCTGAGCGGTGCTGAGCAGCGCTGAGCGGGGCTGAGCGGGGCTgagcggggctggggcagcggcTGCTCCGCGGTTCCTGCCCCAAAGCAGGTGGAAACGGAGCGCGGGGAGGGACCGGGCGCGGGAGGAGACGGGCCGCGGGACGGGGCATCGCTGTGGGGTCCccgtggggccgggcggcccgcggcccaTGGGGCTGTGTGCcccctggggctgggggtcccGTGGGGCTGGGTCCCTCTCACCAGGGGTCACATGGCCCGAGCCGGGGGGCAGAGAGGTGGTGATGCTCAGGGCCTGTGCCCCACGGCGCAGGGCGATGCTCGGGGCTGAGCCCCATGGTGTGGTGCAATGCTCAGGGGCCTGGGCCCCACGGTGTGGGGCAATGCTCAGGAGCTTGAGTCCCACAGTGCGGGGAAACGCTTGGGGGCCTCTGCCCCATGGCATGGGGGGATGCTCAGGGCTGAGCCCCACGGTGCAGTGCAATGCTTGGGGCCGAGCCCCACAGCACGGGGCAAAGCTTGGGGCCAAGCCCCACAGCATGGGGTGATGCACATAGGTCCACAGTGTGGGGAGGCGAGCACGATGGCGGGTGCACTCAGGTGCCAGGGGCTGAGCCCTGGTGCTGGATGGGGGGGAGCTGGGCTGTGGGTCCCACCATGGGGCTGGCCCAGCTGTGGAGCAAGTGGTGCAGGTCTCACCATGGGGCACAGGCTGTGGGTCAGAGGGTGGCAGTATGGGTCCCGCGTGGGGCAGGGGGGTTGGGTCCTGCGTGGGGTGAGCAGTGTGGGTcctgccatggggcagggggtTCAGGTCCTGCATGGGGTGGGCAGTGCAGGTCCCATGTGGGGCGAGGGATTAGGGTGCCGTGTAGGGTGGCAGTGTGGAtcctgccgtggggcagggggttCAGGTCCCACATGAGGTGGGCAGTGTGGGTCCTGCcgtgggggggggagggttaaGGTCCAGCATTGGGCAGGAGGGGTGGGTCCTACATGGGGCAGGGGGTGTGGGTCCTGCATGGGGTGAATAGTGTGGGTCTtgccgtggggcggggggggggtgggtcCTGCGTGGGGTGGGTAATGTTGGTCCCCTGTGGGACGGGGGGGGGTTCAGGTGTTGTGTGGGTGTGGGGCGGCAGTGTGGGTCCCGCATGGGGCCAGTCCCGCATGGGGTGGGGGGTTCGGGTGCCATGTGGGGCGGGCAGTGTGGGTCCTGCCAAGGGGCAGGGGGTTCAGGTCCTGCATGGGGTGGACAGTGCAGGTCCCATGTGGGGCGGGGGATTCAGGTGCCGTGTGGGGTGGGCAGTTTGGGTCCTGCATGGGGCAGGGGGTTCAGGTCCCACATGAGGTGGGCGGTGTGGGTCCTGCCgtggggggggagggttaaGGTCCAGCATTGGGCAGGGGGGTTGGGTCCTACATGGGGTGAACAGTGTGGGTCCTGCATGGGGCAGGGGGTTCAGGTCCCGTGTGGGGTGGGCAGTGTGGGTCCTGCATGGGGTGGGGGGTTCAGGTGCCATGTGGGGCGGCAGTGTGGGTCCCATGTGGGGCGGGGGGTTCGGGTGCCGTGTGGGTGTGGGGCATCAGGGTGGGTCCCGCGTGGGGCCGGTCCCACGTGGGGTGGGAGTTCGGGTGCCATATGGGTGTGGGGTGGCAGTGTGGATCCCACATGGGGCGGGGGGTTCGGGTGCCGTGTGGGGCAGGCAGTGTGGATCCCGCATGGGGCAGGGGGTTCAGGTCCCGTGTGGGGTGGCAGTGTGGGTCCCGCATGGGGCGGGGGATTCGGGTGCCGTGTGGGGCGGGCAGTGTGGGTCCCGTGTGGGGCGGGGGGTTCAGGTCCCGCGTGGGGCGGGCAGTGTGGGTCCCGCGTGGGGCGGGGGGGTTCGGGTGCCATGTGGGGTGGTCCCGTGTGGGGCGGGGGGTTCAGATCCCGCGTGGGGCGGCAGTGTGGGTCCCGTGTGGGGCAGGGAGTCGTGTCCCGCATGGGGCGGGGGGTCAGGTCCCGTGTGGGGCGGCAGTGTGGGTCCCGCGTGGGGCGAGGGGGTTCGGGTGCCATGTGGGGTGGTCCCGAGTGGGGCGGGGGGTTCAGGTCCCG encodes:
- the MIOX gene encoding inositol oxygenase isoform X1 translates to MQVPAQAQVLERVPEWVPVPLQLLVLERVPAPERVPERVLVPLQLLVPERVPERVPLQLLVPEPVLVPERVPEQVLELERVPELVLVLELERVPEGAPEQGADCHGARRPEPGAASGYRNYTQGQLLDRVYGTYLLMHTHQTVDFVRQKHAEYGPCSLRKMSIMEALDLLDNLVDESDPDVDFPNSFHAYQTAEGIRRAHPDRDWFHLVGLLHDLGKVLALFGEPQWAVVGDTFPVGCKVQPSVVFRDSTFHANPDTRDPLYSTEFGMYQPRCGLEKVLMSWGHDEYMYKVMKFNNFSLPKEAFYMIRFHSFYPWHTHGDYMHLCNDEDLRLLPWVRELNKFDLYTKQEELPDVQHLRSYYQALIDKYCPGQLCW
- the MIOX gene encoding inositol oxygenase isoform X2; amino-acid sequence: MQVPAQAQVLERVPEWVPVPLQLLVLERVPAPERVPERVLVPLQLLVPERVPERVPLQLLVPEPVLVPERVPEQVLELERVPELVLVLELERVPEGAPEQGADCHGARRPEPGAASGYRNYTGQLLDRVYGTYLLMHTHQTVDFVRQKHAEYGPCSLRKMSIMEALDLLDNLVDESDPDVDFPNSFHAYQTAEGIRRAHPDRDWFHLVGLLHDLGKVLALFGEPQWAVVGDTFPVGCKVQPSVVFRDSTFHANPDTRDPLYSTEFGMYQPRCGLEKVLMSWGHDEYMYKVMKFNNFSLPKEAFYMIRFHSFYPWHTHGDYMHLCNDEDLRLLPWVRELNKFDLYTKQEELPDVQHLRSYYQALIDKYCPGQLCW
- the MIOX gene encoding inositol oxygenase isoform X3, producing MSSRRTGADCHGARRPEPGAASGYRNYTQGQLLDRVYGTYLLMHTHQTVDFVRQKHAEYGPCSLRKMSIMEALDLLDNLVDESDPDVDFPNSFHAYQTAEGIRRAHPDRDWFHLVGLLHDLGKVLALFGEPQWAVVGDTFPVGCKVQPSVVFRDSTFHANPDTRDPLYSTEFGMYQPRCGLEKVLMSWGHDEYMYKVMKFNNFSLPKEAFYMIRFHSFYPWHTHGDYMHLCNDEDLRLLPWVRELNKFDLYTKQEELPDVQHLRSYYQALIDKYCPGQLCW